In the genome of Haloferax mediterranei ATCC 33500, one region contains:
- a CDS encoding alkaline phosphatase family protein — protein MSNDQTGAVHTLLVGLDAACLPVLRPLFEEGEIPTLHSIFSTGTYAPLESQIPPWTASAWPSLYTGMNPGKHGVFDFLSFDGYDWSVVNGSHIRERTLWEVLDYHGYSSVVVNTPVTHPPRPFDGALVPGYTAPENPQGHPAGILDEVRDAIGEYRVYPRDPSPDDEKESKRYCDLVKMRGEAFQYLVDRFEPEFGFIQFQQTDTVFHERPGDLELVRDIYVEVDQQLEAIFDAYRPENVLVVSDHGMGKYTGYEFRVNEFLSRHGYVETVNGGQGMPTWATVRDSKLRSGVDAQSVKQGLRVKAIQLLARTGITSQRVGALLERVGLDDVVASWVPTDVISAATRQVDFERSTAYLRSRTELGIRINLEGREPNGVVSPEDYESVRTELIDLLQSVTDPDGRPVFDDVAPRESYLSGPRDDEAVDIVLVPRDFDQFLSSMLSDTVFDEPSEPWNHKLHGVVAAVGNDIDVGASLEDAHLFDIAPTVLATFGVEADDRMDGQTLPIVDSVKRTSYPDPEVREIQETDDTDVEERLANLGYLE, from the coding sequence ATGAGTAACGACCAGACAGGCGCAGTGCACACACTGTTGGTCGGGCTAGATGCAGCATGTCTTCCGGTTTTACGACCATTGTTTGAGGAAGGTGAAATCCCGACGCTCCATTCAATCTTTTCGACCGGGACCTACGCACCTCTCGAATCACAAATACCTCCATGGACGGCTAGCGCTTGGCCGTCACTCTACACTGGAATGAATCCCGGAAAACACGGTGTGTTCGATTTCCTATCATTTGACGGATACGACTGGAGCGTCGTCAATGGGAGTCACATTCGTGAGCGGACACTTTGGGAGGTTCTGGATTATCATGGCTATTCGAGCGTCGTGGTCAATACGCCGGTGACCCATCCCCCTCGCCCGTTCGATGGGGCACTTGTTCCGGGATATACTGCCCCAGAGAACCCACAGGGTCACCCTGCGGGGATTTTGGATGAAGTCCGTGATGCAATCGGTGAGTACCGGGTGTATCCACGAGACCCATCGCCGGACGACGAGAAGGAGAGCAAGCGGTATTGTGACCTCGTCAAGATGCGGGGAGAGGCGTTTCAGTATCTCGTCGACCGGTTCGAGCCGGAGTTCGGGTTTATCCAGTTCCAGCAGACGGACACCGTCTTCCACGAACGACCCGGCGATCTCGAATTAGTTCGCGACATTTACGTTGAAGTTGACCAGCAACTCGAAGCGATTTTCGATGCGTATCGCCCTGAAAATGTGTTGGTGGTCAGCGACCACGGAATGGGAAAGTACACGGGATACGAGTTCCGCGTCAACGAGTTCCTTTCTCGCCACGGCTACGTCGAAACTGTCAATGGTGGTCAGGGAATGCCAACATGGGCGACGGTTCGAGACTCGAAACTCCGGTCCGGTGTCGATGCACAGTCAGTCAAACAGGGACTTCGAGTGAAGGCGATACAACTCCTCGCCCGTACCGGGATAACGAGCCAGAGAGTCGGTGCGTTGCTCGAACGTGTCGGTCTCGATGACGTTGTCGCAAGTTGGGTCCCGACGGATGTCATCAGTGCCGCTACTCGACAGGTCGACTTCGAGCGTTCGACTGCGTACCTGCGCTCACGCACAGAACTCGGTATCAGAATCAATCTCGAAGGAAGGGAACCAAACGGTGTCGTCTCCCCGGAGGACTACGAATCAGTTCGGACCGAACTCATCGACCTCCTGCAGTCGGTTACGGACCCGGATGGGAGGCCTGTCTTTGATGACGTCGCACCGCGTGAATCGTATCTCTCTGGTCCGAGAGACGACGAAGCAGTCGATATTGTACTCGTCCCACGTGACTTTGACCAATTCCTCTCTTCGATGCTCTCTGATACCGTCTTCGACGAACCGAGTGAGCCGTGGAACCACAAACTGCACGGCGTCGTCGCCGCGGTCGGAAACGACATCGATGTGGGGGCGAGTCTCGAAGATGCACATCTCTTTGACATCGCTCCGACGGTCCTCGCCACGTTCGGCGTCGAAGCCGACGACCGGATGGACGGCCAGACACTGCCAATCGTTGACTCCGTCAAACGGACGAGTTATCCCGACCCCGAGGTTCGTGAGATTCAAGAGACGGACGACACCGACGTTGAGGAACGCCTCGCAAATCTCGGTTATCTCGAATAG
- a CDS encoding lipid II:glycine glycyltransferase FemX, with amino-acid sequence MSIEVTRATESDIEQWDQYVEQSPHANLFHQYEALEIQAAHSGAELHPLIGRKGNEVVGLFSVFKITKGPIATVFSPPPELRVAYLGPVLLNMDHMKQRKRERRHHEFIDGCLEWVRDELHPRYTHFRLDGSYDDLRVFSWSDYSITPLYTYHVDLSEGEDEVLMSFSSDARSNIRNAPEEAYTIEEGGTREIELIIEQIAARYESQGVAYRASPEFVKDLYTALPDGQIRPYTLCLDGDFAGGILVTDYKDTVSRWQGGVRTDIDTDVSINDVLDWRVMSDAIERGRTTYDLVGANNRRINRYKAKFNPTLHPFYSLERDVAGMRTLAHLYKSLRQKV; translated from the coding sequence ATGAGTATCGAGGTTACACGTGCGACCGAATCCGATATCGAACAATGGGACCAGTACGTAGAACAATCTCCACACGCGAACTTGTTTCACCAGTACGAGGCCCTAGAGATACAAGCAGCGCATTCTGGTGCGGAATTGCACCCACTCATTGGACGAAAAGGAAACGAAGTAGTTGGTCTCTTTTCCGTGTTCAAAATCACCAAAGGACCGATAGCGACGGTTTTCTCACCGCCACCGGAGCTTCGTGTTGCGTACCTCGGTCCTGTGCTCTTGAACATGGACCATATGAAGCAACGAAAGCGTGAACGTCGCCACCACGAGTTCATCGACGGCTGTCTCGAATGGGTTCGAGACGAGCTTCATCCTCGCTACACACACTTCCGTCTGGACGGGAGTTACGACGACCTTCGAGTATTTTCGTGGAGCGACTACAGTATCACACCGTTGTACACCTACCACGTCGACCTCTCGGAGGGTGAAGACGAGGTATTGATGAGTTTCAGTAGCGACGCGAGGTCGAACATTCGAAACGCTCCTGAGGAGGCGTATACGATCGAAGAAGGTGGAACTCGGGAGATTGAACTGATAATTGAGCAAATCGCTGCCCGGTACGAGTCACAGGGAGTCGCGTACCGAGCATCACCGGAGTTCGTCAAGGACCTCTACACCGCACTTCCGGACGGACAGATTCGACCCTACACGCTCTGTCTCGACGGCGACTTCGCTGGCGGGATTCTCGTCACAGATTACAAAGATACCGTGTCACGATGGCAAGGCGGTGTCAGGACCGACATCGACACGGATGTATCTATCAACGACGTTCTCGACTGGCGCGTTATGTCCGACGCAATAGAGCGAGGTCGGACGACGTACGACCTCGTCGGAGCCAACAACCGCCGCATCAACAGGTACAAAGCGAAGTTCAACCCCACGCTTCACCCGTTTTACAGTCTCGAACGGGACGTCGCCGGGATGCGGACGCTCGCCCATCTCTACAAGTCGCTCCGACAGAAAGTGTAG
- a CDS encoding ATP-binding protein codes for MSYPRFVNRNDELEMLESRFDRETAELLVVYGRRRLGKSALVREAIRDRDDAVYWQATEETPDVQLASFVETARETFPVVEDIKRDWEALLRTLGRQDAIVVLDEFPYLVESDDSLPSKLQRVWDLHLEETGTSLVLVGSSISVMEEKVLSGGSPLYGRRTGTIDLPPLSLTDAQEFYPDTDPETSIETWSVFGGTPYYLRALSPSASLAENIQSHILSEHGVLHNEPEFLLRTEFGIREPQTYYTILRAIATGKRETGEIANFAGVDSNSLGSYLAKLRRLRLITRDIPITENPNATRKSRYRLNEPLFRFWFRYVYGQEGKLAQLGDDAYGELVEPSFSDYMGPMFEIACQSAVPRLIPKTYHGIGYWWHKQHELDVVGLAGDGTLVAGECKYTTRKMHEGDLADLERSAAQVDWTPPEGGDPTYHYCCFGRSGFSDGLQETAAERSDVSLFTPKDIVDSKST; via the coding sequence ATGAGCTACCCGCGCTTTGTCAACCGGAACGACGAACTGGAGATGCTGGAGTCGCGGTTCGACCGTGAGACAGCAGAACTACTCGTCGTATACGGTCGACGGAGGCTTGGCAAAAGCGCGCTCGTCCGCGAAGCGATTCGAGACCGTGACGATGCGGTCTATTGGCAGGCTACCGAGGAGACGCCGGATGTGCAACTCGCGAGTTTCGTCGAAACGGCACGCGAGACCTTTCCAGTCGTCGAAGACATCAAACGGGACTGGGAAGCACTCCTTCGAACGCTCGGTCGACAGGACGCAATCGTCGTTCTCGACGAGTTTCCATACCTGGTCGAGTCCGACGATTCACTGCCCTCGAAACTCCAGCGTGTCTGGGACCTCCACCTCGAAGAAACGGGGACGTCGTTGGTTCTCGTGGGGTCGTCAATCAGCGTCATGGAAGAGAAAGTCCTCAGTGGCGGAAGTCCACTTTACGGTCGGCGAACTGGGACAATCGACCTCCCACCGTTAAGCCTGACCGACGCACAGGAGTTTTACCCAGACACGGACCCAGAGACGAGTATCGAGACGTGGAGCGTCTTTGGTGGGACACCGTACTATCTGCGTGCACTCTCGCCGTCTGCGTCGCTCGCCGAAAATATTCAGTCGCACATCCTTTCGGAACACGGCGTCCTCCACAATGAACCGGAGTTCCTGCTACGCACGGAGTTCGGGATTCGAGAGCCGCAGACGTACTACACGATTCTTCGAGCGATTGCCACGGGCAAACGCGAAACGGGCGAGATTGCGAACTTCGCCGGAGTCGACTCAAACTCGCTCGGCTCGTACCTCGCAAAGCTCCGGCGGCTTCGACTGATTACGCGAGATATCCCGATAACTGAGAATCCCAATGCAACGCGGAAGAGTCGCTACCGACTGAACGAACCGTTATTCCGGTTCTGGTTCCGCTACGTGTATGGGCAGGAGGGCAAACTCGCACAACTCGGCGACGATGCCTACGGCGAGTTAGTTGAACCCTCGTTTTCGGACTACATGGGACCGATGTTCGAAATCGCCTGTCAAAGCGCGGTCCCTCGACTGATTCCCAAGACGTACCACGGCATCGGCTACTGGTGGCACAAACAGCACGAACTCGACGTTGTCGGACTCGCGGGCGACGGAACACTTGTCGCTGGCGAATGCAAGTACACGACTCGCAAAATGCACGAAGGCGACCTTGCCGACCTCGAACGCAGCGCTGCACAGGTAGACTGGACGCCACCGGAAGGCGGTGATCCAACGTACCACTACTGTTGTTTCGGTCGGTCCGGATTTTCCGATGGGTTGCAGGAGACTGCTGCAGAGCGCTCTGACGTGTCGCTGTTCACGCCGAAAGACATCGTAGATTCAAAATCAACATAA
- a CDS encoding prenyltransferase/squalene oxidase repeat-containing protein, which yields MAHGSSLVSTQEPTAYSEHRAPLEFGGQWLPHILEATLRYARTRDYKGWDYGDGMSSRLLQALPFENRWINLAFQELAKRPPINIRPLLLVEQRRNYKGTALFSLANLNFHHYTQATREEQDTDYLAEAKQLTDWLIQNRSVGYHGFCGGHKHEIQHLGEKGIPNDPDVVSTSFAVKALLAASPYDPIYAPVARTASDFVVEDLDYREVDDGAKINYHMNHPDTYYTLNSGALGARLLVDIYGHDGDGTDLERATAILDYIATNQADIGGWTYRVPASSSHLSMDNHHNGFILDAFLRYKAVTESSRYDDTIERGLEFYRTVLFEPNGAPNWDESNSYPRDIHACATAIAVFTAAGDLEFASRILEWTLENLYAGDGRFYYRTHRFYTVKTTLMRWAQAWMAYAMSEYINEVVRESGTQLGASHVGEDYFGEE from the coding sequence ATGGCACACGGAAGTTCACTCGTCTCCACTCAGGAACCCACCGCGTACAGTGAACATCGAGCGCCGCTTGAGTTCGGCGGGCAGTGGTTACCACATATTCTCGAAGCGACGCTTCGTTACGCACGCACGCGCGACTACAAAGGGTGGGACTACGGAGACGGGATGAGTAGCAGACTGTTGCAGGCGCTTCCGTTCGAAAACAGGTGGATAAACCTCGCTTTCCAGGAGTTGGCCAAACGACCACCGATAAACATCCGACCGCTGCTCCTCGTCGAACAGCGCCGTAACTACAAGGGAACGGCCCTCTTTTCGCTGGCAAATTTAAACTTCCACCACTATACGCAGGCGACCCGAGAGGAACAGGACACCGATTATCTAGCCGAGGCAAAACAGCTTACCGACTGGCTCATTCAGAACCGAAGCGTTGGCTATCACGGCTTCTGTGGCGGCCACAAACACGAGATTCAGCACCTCGGCGAGAAAGGCATTCCAAACGACCCAGACGTCGTGTCGACCTCATTCGCGGTGAAAGCACTTCTCGCCGCCTCGCCCTACGACCCGATTTATGCACCGGTTGCACGGACCGCATCCGATTTCGTCGTCGAAGACCTCGATTACCGAGAGGTCGACGATGGAGCGAAAATTAACTATCACATGAACCACCCGGATACGTACTACACACTCAATTCCGGTGCGCTTGGTGCCCGACTCCTCGTCGACATCTACGGACACGACGGCGACGGGACAGACCTTGAGCGTGCAACTGCGATTCTCGACTACATCGCGACCAACCAAGCCGACATCGGTGGGTGGACCTACCGGGTACCCGCCTCCAGTTCCCACCTCTCGATGGACAACCACCACAACGGGTTCATCCTCGACGCCTTCCTCAGATACAAAGCGGTCACCGAGTCCTCGCGGTACGACGATACAATCGAGCGAGGACTGGAATTCTATCGAACTGTCTTGTTCGAGCCAAATGGGGCACCGAACTGGGACGAGTCGAACTCGTACCCGCGAGACATCCATGCATGCGCCACGGCCATCGCGGTCTTTACCGCCGCCGGTGACCTCGAATTTGCGTCCCGTATCTTGGAGTGGACGCTCGAAAACCTCTACGCGGGTGACGGACGGTTCTACTACCGTACGCATCGGTTTTACACCGTTAAGACGACGCTGATGCGATGGGCGCAGGCGTGGATGGCTTACGCGATGTCTGAATATATAAACGAAGTTGTACGTGAGTCAGGCACCCAACTCGGTGCAAGCCACGTTGGTGAAGACTATTTCGGCGAAGAATAA
- a CDS encoding sugar phosphate isomerase/epimerase family protein — protein MQPDTNLNTDGEVDMDLGFTVGLDMPFEESVRWAAGEGFDFIEVLLDGPYARERISDSRDAMRTVLENAGLGFIVHLPFNIDPGSPFSPIREGVVTEFIAGMDLAADLGATKVVFHPSSDAWDLGWTDAECREFIHESLDELIPAAIERGVEPCVENIVSSYYDVATFPELLERYPNVSMTFDTSHALLAGMDEESMAEFMHEYADRIRHLHLVDTRGGSDEHLPVGMGRIDFETVLSGLADVHWSGTATLEIGTTDYGTIALGKRHTEEVLAEV, from the coding sequence ATGCAACCAGATACCAACCTAAATACTGACGGAGAAGTCGACATGGACCTCGGGTTCACGGTCGGCCTCGACATGCCATTCGAGGAAAGCGTTCGGTGGGCCGCGGGCGAGGGCTTCGATTTCATCGAGGTCCTACTCGATGGACCGTACGCCCGAGAGCGAATTTCCGATAGCCGAGATGCAATGCGAACCGTACTCGAAAATGCTGGGTTGGGTTTCATCGTACACCTCCCGTTTAACATCGATCCGGGGTCACCGTTTTCTCCCATTCGAGAAGGTGTTGTCACCGAATTCATCGCCGGAATGGACCTCGCAGCAGATCTCGGTGCCACGAAAGTCGTGTTCCACCCATCTTCGGACGCGTGGGACCTCGGTTGGACAGACGCCGAGTGCCGCGAGTTTATCCACGAGAGCCTCGATGAACTCATTCCCGCCGCGATAGAGCGCGGCGTAGAACCGTGTGTCGAGAATATCGTCTCCAGCTATTACGATGTAGCAACGTTCCCGGAACTACTGGAGCGGTATCCGAACGTGTCGATGACCTTCGACACGAGTCATGCACTACTGGCAGGGATGGACGAAGAAAGTATGGCAGAATTTATGCATGAATACGCCGACCGAATCAGGCATCTCCACTTGGTCGATACGCGCGGTGGGAGCGACGAACACCTTCCAGTCGGGATGGGACGGATTGATTTCGAGACAGTTCTGTCTGGGTTAGCTGACGTTCACTGGTCAGGCACGGCAACACTCGAAATCGGAACAACGGATTACGGTACAATCGCGCTCGGAAAACGGCACACAGAGGAAGTGCTAGCTGAGGTCTAA
- a CDS encoding alpha/beta hydrolase, giving the protein MNTEAITLNVGDNSYAGKVTLAGDASEHGILVIPGAGHGPFGDIFDRFAAAAARDGNTVARFEMWESQEDLAEKTETEFETELSAGIEFLQSRGYSTITVVAKSFGGRLALTHIPNTVDRMVLWAPAILFGNHADAPSIAASELANIETPVRILQGDEDEVVSVENAAAIAEHLPNGSMVELAGEDHSFLNDEQRIIEETLAFLSP; this is encoded by the coding sequence ATGAATACTGAAGCGATAACACTCAACGTGGGCGATAATAGTTATGCTGGGAAGGTGACTCTGGCTGGTGATGCCTCTGAACACGGGATTTTGGTGATTCCTGGAGCGGGACATGGTCCGTTCGGCGATATATTTGACCGGTTCGCTGCGGCTGCCGCTCGGGATGGCAATACCGTCGCCCGCTTCGAGATGTGGGAGAGCCAAGAGGATTTAGCCGAAAAGACTGAAACGGAGTTCGAAACGGAACTCAGCGCTGGCATCGAATTCCTCCAGTCACGGGGTTACTCGACGATAACGGTCGTCGCGAAGAGTTTCGGTGGCCGTCTCGCGCTCACGCACATCCCGAATACGGTCGACCGGATGGTTCTGTGGGCACCTGCAATCCTATTCGGAAACCATGCTGATGCTCCGTCGATTGCTGCGTCGGAGTTAGCCAATATCGAGACCCCGGTACGGATTCTACAGGGTGACGAAGACGAGGTCGTGTCCGTTGAGAATGCAGCAGCAATCGCTGAGCACCTGCCGAACGGGTCGATGGTCGAATTAGCTGGTGAAGACCACTCCTTCTTGAACGACGAGCAACGAATTATCGAAGAGACACTCGCGTTTTTATCACCATAA
- a CDS encoding sporulation protein, with translation MKKVLASIGIGNATVDTVLPSDTVRPGETVDAEVHITGGSVEQDIGTIRFELETRYRTEEGYQEVDIKKYTLADGLTIEPEQEETRSVSLDIPYTTPVTLGNVDVWVETELDIKMAVDPEDKDYLNVRPTPRLQAVFDALDELGFSLHSAECEADPHSYFTSQRRFIQEFEFRPTSGEFRGTLDELEVIPRPSAESLELFVEVDRRGGILSELGDLDEKKVRTTIGTTDVSEVRDELETLIRNNA, from the coding sequence ATGAAGAAGGTCCTCGCAAGCATCGGAATTGGCAACGCAACCGTCGACACCGTCCTCCCCTCTGATACGGTCCGTCCGGGTGAGACGGTCGACGCTGAAGTACACATCACGGGTGGGTCCGTAGAGCAGGATATCGGGACGATTCGGTTCGAACTCGAAACCCGATACCGAACGGAAGAGGGCTACCAAGAGGTGGACATCAAGAAGTACACCCTTGCCGACGGTCTCACTATCGAACCGGAACAAGAAGAGACGCGGTCGGTGTCACTCGATATCCCGTACACGACACCCGTTACCCTCGGGAACGTCGATGTCTGGGTCGAAACGGAACTCGACATCAAGATGGCTGTCGACCCCGAAGACAAAGACTACCTGAACGTCCGACCTACGCCGCGTCTGCAGGCGGTCTTTGACGCGCTCGACGAACTCGGCTTTTCGCTCCACAGCGCCGAGTGCGAGGCGGACCCGCACAGCTACTTCACGTCACAGCGGCGGTTCATCCAAGAGTTCGAATTCCGGCCCACGTCGGGTGAGTTCCGAGGAACGCTCGACGAACTCGAGGTTATCCCGCGGCCGAGTGCGGAGTCGCTCGAACTCTTCGTCGAAGTCGACCGCCGGGGAGGAATTCTCAGCGAGCTCGGCGACCTCGACGAAAAGAAGGTACGAACGACGATTGGGACGACCGACGTGAGCGAGGTTCGAGACGAACTCGAGACGCTGATTCGGAATAACGCTTAA
- a CDS encoding HD domain-containing protein: MDQLDSLLEMFDLKDERRTGWVLRNVDSPESVAAHTWGTAVLCLLYADEVGVDRERAAAMALIHDLGEARTGDIATRAEANQQEISSPEKEEAERRAVTDFLEPFANVELVEQWEAYEARETETAQFVKDMDLVDNCLQALKYEREDRYDESESNPHFSEFDNLDEFFATAAPRFRTVVGEELFAELKRRYEAEIGRPCQI, from the coding sequence ATGGACCAACTCGACTCACTCCTCGAAATGTTCGACCTGAAGGACGAACGCCGAACGGGCTGGGTTTTACGGAACGTCGATTCTCCGGAGTCGGTCGCCGCGCACACGTGGGGGACGGCGGTGCTCTGTCTGCTCTACGCCGATGAGGTGGGCGTCGACCGAGAGCGAGCCGCCGCGATGGCGCTTATCCACGACCTTGGGGAGGCACGCACGGGCGACATTGCGACCCGCGCAGAAGCCAACCAGCAGGAGATTTCGTCTCCCGAAAAAGAAGAAGCAGAGCGGCGTGCTGTTACTGACTTCTTGGAGCCGTTTGCGAACGTCGAACTCGTGGAACAGTGGGAAGCGTACGAAGCCCGTGAGACCGAAACCGCACAGTTCGTGAAAGATATGGACCTTGTCGACAACTGCTTGCAGGCGCTCAAATACGAACGAGAGGACCGATACGATGAATCCGAGTCGAACCCGCACTTCTCGGAATTCGATAACTTAGACGAGTTCTTCGCAACTGCGGCACCGCGATTCCGAACTGTGGTTGGCGAGGAGTTGTTCGCGGAACTGAAGCGTCGCTATGAAGCGGAGATCGGTCGGCCCTGCCAGATTTAA
- a CDS encoding helix-turn-helix domain-containing protein, whose amino-acid sequence MGFVAEYEIACEALPLVEVAATVPDATLEVKMQPNHGGYTLFIVYVTGGTAVSVEEAFESATFVGEYTLVGQAGETRRYQISPAVSMEAQLGECIDNLSHLHSLASTESLIDRICVTPTGWIQSGWFADRATLDEFRTFWQRNGSFTLRRLTCDGEVEKPGEGLTDCQHEALRTAYGMGYFDIPRTATLDEVATELGITASSLSERLRRAQTHLIETNVGLMWPPLPE is encoded by the coding sequence ATGGGTTTTGTCGCCGAATACGAGATCGCTTGCGAGGCATTACCGCTTGTCGAGGTGGCGGCAACAGTCCCCGACGCAACACTCGAAGTCAAAATGCAACCCAATCACGGTGGGTATACACTGTTCATCGTCTACGTGACTGGGGGAACCGCCGTGTCGGTCGAAGAGGCGTTTGAATCGGCGACATTCGTCGGTGAATACACGCTCGTCGGCCAAGCAGGAGAGACACGTCGGTATCAAATCAGTCCGGCAGTCAGCATGGAAGCGCAACTGGGTGAGTGTATCGATAACCTTTCGCACCTCCATTCACTCGCCTCGACCGAATCACTCATCGACCGTATCTGCGTCACACCAACCGGCTGGATTCAAAGTGGCTGGTTCGCTGACAGGGCAACTCTCGATGAGTTCCGCACATTCTGGCAGCGCAATGGGTCGTTTACGCTGCGGCGACTCACCTGTGACGGTGAGGTGGAAAAACCGGGGGAAGGGTTAACTGACTGCCAACACGAAGCACTCCGAACCGCCTATGGGATGGGGTACTTCGATATTCCGCGAACAGCGACCCTCGACGAGGTTGCAACCGAACTCGGGATTACTGCTTCTTCGCTTTCCGAGCGACTTCGACGTGCGCAGACCCATCTCATCGAGACAAACGTCGGGCTGATGTGGCCGCCGTTACCCGAATGA
- a CDS encoding cation:proton antiporter domain-containing protein, protein MAATIELITVVVTILGLGVAAQVVSDRLQIPSVMFLILAGVVVGPEGIGVITPGIFGDALPAIVGLSVAIIVFEGAFHLHLDRLYEAPRETFRLVTIGAAVSLIGTAITVRYALNAPWNVALLIGSLLVATGPTVITPIMNVVPVRNRVATTLETEGVVNDVTAAILAIVMFEYVLLETRGLLTLVREFGVRFGVGVLVGSSIAGIIWYLLRHVGTSTENTPQNARLIALIASLIMYGVAEQIASEAGIAAVAAGGFILGNTDLPYQDSIERFKGDVTLLVISFVFITLASLLSLRDLLALGVGGLVVVITIVGVIRPALVMLCTLGDRLTLNERLYISAIGPRGIIPASVATLFALELQPQNPQAATMLVGTVFLVIFTTVVFEGGLARHIAQALDVIPMRTIIIGGGRVGQALAERLEERGEEVLIIDNDEQVVESLQMDGFSARHGDGTSREVLQAVGGGNAKVVVAATPKDDVNLLSAQLAKNTFDVETVVARVNQPGNIDAFEDIDVEAISTAMSIAWSMDNVIERPAISRWMTELGRMGDVQEVEVTSNSVIGRTVSELMAELPEGCHLALLSREEMNQLPHPDDTINQGDNLTFIGRTEAVHQAIDYCTK, encoded by the coding sequence GTGGCCGCTACAATCGAACTAATCACGGTTGTCGTGACAATCCTCGGGCTTGGAGTTGCCGCTCAAGTCGTCTCAGATAGGTTGCAAATCCCGAGTGTGATGTTTCTCATCCTCGCGGGTGTCGTCGTTGGACCGGAAGGGATTGGTGTTATCACACCGGGTATTTTCGGTGATGCACTTCCGGCGATCGTTGGACTCAGCGTCGCAATTATCGTCTTCGAAGGGGCCTTCCACCTTCACCTCGATCGCCTGTACGAAGCCCCACGGGAGACGTTCCGCCTCGTCACAATCGGCGCAGCAGTCTCCCTCATCGGAACGGCAATCACCGTTCGATACGCACTCAATGCTCCATGGAATGTGGCCCTCTTAATCGGGTCGCTCCTAGTAGCGACGGGGCCGACAGTTATCACGCCCATTATGAATGTTGTTCCCGTGCGCAACCGTGTCGCCACCACGCTCGAAACTGAAGGTGTCGTCAACGACGTCACGGCTGCAATTCTTGCCATCGTAATGTTCGAATACGTTCTACTGGAGACACGTGGACTCCTGACGCTCGTCCGTGAATTCGGGGTTCGATTCGGCGTCGGTGTTCTTGTCGGGAGTAGTATTGCAGGAATAATATGGTATCTCCTGCGTCATGTGGGAACCTCTACCGAGAACACACCACAGAACGCTCGGTTAATCGCCCTCATCGCCTCTCTCATCATGTATGGGGTGGCAGAGCAGATCGCCTCGGAAGCAGGCATCGCCGCCGTTGCTGCGGGGGGGTTCATCCTCGGAAACACCGACCTGCCGTATCAAGACTCCATCGAACGCTTCAAAGGTGACGTAACACTTCTCGTGATCTCGTTCGTCTTCATCACGCTAGCCTCGCTTCTCTCTCTCAGAGATTTGCTCGCACTTGGGGTCGGTGGATTGGTCGTGGTCATCACGATTGTCGGAGTGATCCGTCCCGCTCTCGTTATGCTCTGTACCCTCGGAGACCGCCTGACACTCAACGAACGTCTCTACATTAGTGCAATCGGCCCGCGAGGTATCATCCCGGCCAGCGTCGCAACCCTGTTCGCGCTGGAGTTACAGCCGCAGAATCCGCAAGCAGCAACGATGCTGGTTGGGACGGTATTCCTCGTAATCTTCACAACCGTCGTCTTTGAAGGAGGATTAGCCCGTCATATCGCACAGGCCTTGGACGTGATTCCAATGAGGACAATCATCATCGGCGGCGGACGCGTCGGACAAGCACTTGCTGAACGGCTTGAAGAACGAGGCGAGGAGGTCTTGATCATTGACAATGACGAGCAAGTTGTCGAAAGCCTCCAAATGGATGGCTTCTCTGCTCGACACGGAGACGGGACCAGTCGGGAAGTTTTGCAGGCAGTGGGCGGCGGTAACGCGAAGGTGGTGGTGGCGGCGACACCGAAAGACGATGTTAATCTCCTGAGCGCACAACTCGCGAAGAACACGTTCGATGTCGAGACCGTCGTCGCCCGTGTGAATCAGCCAGGCAACATCGATGCATTCGAAGATATCGATGTCGAGGCGATTTCGACCGCCATGTCGATCGCGTGGTCGATGGACAACGTGATCGAGCGACCTGCAATCTCTCGCTGGATGACCGAATTAGGTCGAATGGGCGATGTACAAGAAGTCGAAGTGACATCCAATTCGGTTATTGGGAGGACGGTTTCGGAGCTCATGGCCGAACTCCCCGAGGGCTGTCACCTCGCACTTTTGAGTCGAGAGGAGATGAATCAATTGCCGCATCCGGACGACACCATCAATCAAGGGGACAACCTGACATTTATTGGTCGGACAGAAGCAGTCCATCAAGCTATCGACTATTGCACCAAATAA